tagcaaaaaaaaagaaaaaacatgttGTCATGTGAATATGAAACTTGGCACCTCCGATGTTGACATAggtatcttattttttttttcttgcaactTTTCATTTCATTAGCTTAAACTTCAAACATACAATAATTACAGAGAATTATCCATTCTCTTTGATTACAACAATGAAAATTAAGAACAACATAAGTTAAAGCAGATAGATTCTCCGAAGAGATTGACAGCGAAAATGAGACACTGCTCAAATGCGTCCAAAGATTTACGGGAATCCCACACTGACGAGCATAGATCATGGCGTTTCTCAACGCCAAAGTTTCCGCAGTAAAAAGCGATGCCACAAAAAAAACTGTCGCTGAGTGAAAAGAGGATGAACATGCATCCTCGCTGATCTAAGAAAGTCCTGCACTCTTCATCGATGGGTTCCAAGTAGTAAACAAAACCCCAGCAACCACCAAATCATAAACAATCAAAAGCCAGTCCCCAAAACTTCCGTAAGTTGAGATTTGGAGGGAGGTGGAGTTGAAATCAACTTTCTTTTGACCCAAAACCATAATATGGTCATAAAACACACGTAAAGTTAAAATCAAGGCTGAGCTTTTCAAGACTTGCAAGGACATAGTATACGTCTCACCTCTATAGTAGAGGGAACATGGAAGAGTGATTCTCTCTTCCAGAGGAGAGGATGATAATAGTAGAGGATCACCTCTTGTGAAGAGGGAGTTTGATGGAACAATTCTCTCTTTGGAAGAGGATGTGGATAACGATCTCTCTTGGCCCTATCGAGAGGAAGTTTGAATGAACTTAACCAAACTGGTTAAAGTTACCGGACTGTTTGAAACAAGCTTTTGTCTTTCCGGACTGTGAATCAATGGAGTGCTTGATCTTGTGATTTTAGTAGCAGTGGATGGTTGCTTAATAAGCGTTATGCCCTCTGTCCTAGGACCAGCAAAATAAACCTAAAACTTTGACATAGGTATcttatattttcgttttttttcaTTCACAAATGTTAGGACATATGTGAAGATTAGGGTTTGGTTGTTgttccaagaaaaaaaaaagtttggcaAATTAGCCGAAACCAAAAGACCAAAGTGTACCGAACtctataaaaaatcaaattctgaACGGCACTGATGTTTGGTTGATTTTATACGAGTTTTCTAATTACATCCGTAAAAAAGTGTAACATTTTTCGTAACACGCCTAAGAAATGGAGTTAAGTGGCATCTTATATGGTTGACAAAAGATGATGAATGGCGAAAGAAATGTATGCAAGATTACCATCTCTTATGATATTTGTATCTTAGTGTGACCCAATGGGCCTAAATATGTAGCAAAGAAGTACAAATAAGTGATATAAGTAGTTATCGGGCCAGAAGAATTTGATTTGCTATTCTTCTTGCAAGCTTCTGTGCCTCACTAATCCTCACTGTACTTTCaaatacttttcttttaatttttcttttatgtgaATCTATATCATCAGTTAATTCACTGGGTGTAAAATACAATTTGTACTTTGAATAtcagaaacttttttttcttagcAAATTACAAACAACTGAATGAGAGCTAAAAGAAGTTTCTGATCTTCAATTGGTAATATTATACATTAACACTAGTTCTTGAATATCAAAGcaccagtggtctagtggtagaatagtaccctgccacggtacagacccgggttcgattcccggcTGGTGCAGATTTGAGCTATGAAGAAAAATGCTTTAGCGTTGGTTGGGTCCATCGCCTTATTCTGATTATCAGATGATAGCATCCATGCTGagctcatatttttttttcttgttttccgtttcttttttttcacttttcatGAAAAAATTTAGTTTGAAGGTCAACTACtatagtgaatctacataaaaatatgaaaaatatataaatgtgaGAGGACACATATAGATATGGTTCTTTTTGAACTGCCTTTACAGCATAAGAGGCTTAAGCTTTAAGTAGGATCTAATACTTTTGCTGGAGAATGTACTTGACGAGCTTAGGGTGACCATTTTCCTGTGATTTTCGTTTGCATgttcttgtcttttcagttCTCGTGTGATTCACATTCAAGTTAAGTGAAATCAAggatttagattgaaaattgtCTATTGACATACCAAAAATGACAAATTCAAGCTGAGATAACGACTATCAAAGTTGAAATACAAACACAAGGATCAAATGGTAAAAACAGCATATGCGGtatgtttattttgtaaaaaaatatgctCTGAACAGGAACGTCCCTGAAATGTTAGGGgccataaatattttaataaagttttaacaaaatttatttttacaaatttgtgAGCCTTTTCCAATGTATTTCACTATGTTCATGACCACCTCTGACTCTGAGTTGTTGAGATAAACGTCTTTCCTTGTAGAGAGCATTTCATATTCTTGGTCGAGCACTACAATTGTCACTGTGATTCTTGTAGATATTTTATTGTGGCCTCCATTCCAACAAACACGTCGCTATGGAAGTTTGGCTTGTTGAATTGAGTTTGTAATAATGGTTGAATGCTTCACCAATGTGACTTTGATGAGGCCTTGTCCAGCAAATACATTAGAATTTTCACCTATAAAATCATCTCCAACAAAAAGAGTTCAATTAGTGGACAATTGACACAATAGACAGTATGAAACTACATACACAAACTTATCAACATGATGGTCATATGATGTTTCCTATGACTTATATCCCATTCTTAATGTAATGCTAGCACTATCCGATATATTTATCGTCTAGAAGAATCTGTACAGAAGACTGCACATCCTTCTTCcttttaaaaattagataaacAATGTACCCTTCAATAACCATCAATGCGACTTGTTTCttatactaaaaaatattttatttgagattttaattttttttttgtttctgtttttctaaataaatgaTTAGTCCTGATTTCTGATTTTGAGTGGAAGCAAATGAATATTAATATGATGAAATGTCGCACGTAAAAGATGGAACTCTTGCAAGATTAACATCTGTAATTAAATGTTCTATCAGGTCGGTTTATCAGTTGAGCTGTTGCTACAATCAGGGTTGCAAAGAAACTAGAAAATGCTGCAAACTTATAGCAGTAAGTCCATTCTGTTAATTTATGCGTTATTTCATAGAAAGCAAAAAGGCAATCCAAGTGCCTTTGTGCATACAAAATCTCTGAATTGCTTTAGAAAAACAGCAGAAAATGGGTTGTAAGAAAAGGGCTTTTAAATTTGATCCAATACTAAACCTCAAAGAACCATAACTAAAGTCACTTAGATAAGCTAGCTTCATTCTTTTTCTCGTGTTACAAGAGCATCTATGAAACCAATAAAGAGTGATACAACTGAATCTTGACTTATGAATCAATGGATCCATACATTCAGTTTTTAGGTTGTTGTCCCAATATTTGAAGACTAGCCACAGTTGCTAAAGAAATGAAAGAAGAGTTCTATATTCTTTTAGTGTGTATACATTGTCACTAAACCGAACCTTCTTTGATTTGTAGGGACAAATAAAATGTCCGAGAACACTAAACtacattttaaagtttttaatctGTATGTCTTGAAGACCACTATCCTTAGCTGCTAAAAACTAGAGTTCTAAAACGCGTCTTTTCAACTCATATGGTCGTGCTTTATATTCGACTTCTGCTTCACAAACCATTGTCTTTAAACTGTTAGTTTTACCTTCCGGAACACTAATTTTCTCAAATTTTCTTTGCTGTTAAATTTCTTTGTATTACTTCGGTAAGCTTTTGAAAATGATGAAGATATCTCATTACCTTTTAGAGCgaacttttttttatctcttcTTTACTTTGCGTaactaatcaatttttttttctttggctcTTGTGATGTTGTGaatgtatagtttttttcttcaatataTTTCATTAACTGGAAATAGAATTTTCTGTGTTTTAGAAATTTAGTGATAATCATTGGGTACATTATACACCGTATATACTATCTAGAAGAGAACGTAATGAAATAGAATTATATACCCTTTTAGCTAATTTCCTCAATATTCGATAGCCTGAGATGTAATTTACTATACtgtgattaaaataaataacataagaGTTGTTTTCAAACTTGAATTAAAGGTTCTTCAAGAAGTTGTGTGtgacactctctctctctctctctctctctctctcactttaaCAAAAAGCGAGTAGCCAAAGCAGAAAAGGGAGAAACCGATGCCTTTAATTTCCGGAATGAAGAAAAAGCAAAAGCTAATCCGAATATTAAATAAAGAAGACAAATACCTCTGTGACCATTGTTACACTAATAAAGCAAAAACACACAAAGTTGGACTCTTTGCTCACTGTTTTCTCTTCACACGCTTTCCTCCCTTCTCTCGTGACtcttaaaagcaaaaaaaaaaagcgttAGTTGTATATATTCTGTAGAAACCTAAGAGCATCGATGTTCTTTTGATCTTCAATGGGTCCTTGCTCAGCTCAGCTTGCTGTAACATGCTATTTCATAGTACTTGTACCTCATGTTCTGTCTCAAGTTGCAGGTACACTCTTTGCCCATAATCTGTTCGTTAAAATGCTCCAAAGAGTTATTTTTTTCCTTGATGTTTTCGATGTGTAACCCACAaagcttttatctttttttttttttggtaaacatgtTAAAAGCTTTTATCTTTATAACAAGGGTTACCTCAATTATGGAATGACTATGTTTTGCAGAGTTTATAAGTATAGATTGCGGTGGGTCAAGTAACTACACGGACCCCAAAACTGGACTAGGATGGGTCTCAGATTCAGAGATGATCACACACGGCAAGCCAGTAACTTTGTCCAGTGCTACCAACTCGAGCTCGATGCAGTACAGTAGGAGAAGAGATTTTCCAACGGATAACAAGAAGTATTGTTACAGGCTCACCACCAAAGAGAGGAGGAGATACATTGTCAGGACAACGTTTCTCTACGGTAGCTTGGGTAGCGAAGAAGCTTACCCGAAGTTTCAACTCTACTTAGATGCAACGAGATGGGCTACAGTGAGTGTTACGGAGGTGTCTAGGGTGTATGTTGAGGAGTTGATAGTGAGGGCAACTTCAAGTTATGTGGATGTGTGTGTGTGCTGTGCTATCACTGGCTCTCCTTTCATGTCTACTCTGGAGCTTCGACCGTTGAACGTTTCCATGTATGCCACTGATTACGAGGATAATTTCTTCTTGAAGGTTGCTGCTAGAGTCAATTTTGGTGCTCCAAGCATGGATGCCTTGAGGTAAAACCTTATTGCAACTCTTCTTTGTGTAACATCATTCAGAAGCTGAAAGACTTTCACTTTTAGGTATCCAGATGATCCATATGACAGAATCTGGGAGTCAGATGTTAATAGACGACCAAACTATCTTGTTGGTGTAGCTCCTGGGACGATAAGAATCAATACATCAAAGCCTGTAAACACGTTGACCAGAGAGTATCCTCCTATGAAAGTTATGCAAACAGCAGTGGTTGGCACTCAAGGAATGATCAGCTATAGATTAAACCTGGAAGACTTCCCTGCCAATGCTCGGGCATATGCTTACTTTGCTGAGATTGAAGACCTTGCTGCTAATGAAACCCGGAAGTTTCAGTTGGTGCAACCGTATTTCCCTGGTTATAGCAATGCTGTGGTGAATATTGCTGAGAATGCCAATGGTAGCTACACTCTCTATGAACCTAGCTACATGAATGTcacttttgattttgttttgtcatTCTCGTTCGGAAAGACAAAGGATTCTACGCGAGGGCCGCTCCTAAATGCGATTGAAATTAGCAAGTATCTACATATATCTGTGAAAACTGATAAGAATGATGGTGAGTACTAGAAGCTGCTTGCCTTGTAAAATTATTCTCTATATTGTTTGCAAGTCAAAATTTGTTGAAAGAGCTAACAGAAGATTTATATTTGCTTCAGTGTCTGTTCTTGATGCATTTCGTTCGATGTCTCCTGAAAGCGATTGGGCCAATGAAGGAGGAGACCCTTGTATCCCAGTTCTTTGGTCGTGGGTAAGCTGTAGCTCAACCTCACCACCTCGAGTAACGAAAATGTAAGATCTATAAAACAGAATTTTACACAAGGAGACAGAGTttgtgaaattatattatatccTTGAGATAATGCATATTGACCCCATTGGAGTACATCTTACAACAGTGCTCTATCAAGAAAAAATATAAGGGGTGAGATTCTGCCTGAGATCAATCATATGGAGGCATTGACAGAGTTGTGAGTGGTTTCTGATGCATTAAACGATATTGTCTTGGATTAATCTCTCTTTGGCGCTCTGTTATTCTTTTTGAGTAAACTTATTCTTTATAGGCGGCTTGATGGTAATGGTCTCACTGGAATCCTTCCGGACCTGAGCAAACTTGTCAACCTGAAAGTGATGTAAGCTTGCCAATCTTGATCAATATTTCTCTTGTAGTTGAAGATACTCAAATGCCGGAAAGCTTTACTTTGCTTCGTCTGTTCTACAGGCATCTAGAAAACAACCAACTTAGTGGATCACTCCCAGCATACCTTGGCCATCTACCGAACCTACAAGAACTGTAAGTAATCACAAGTTTGGTTTCTGTAGCGGTGACTATACTGATACACAACTATCAACTCTATACATGGCAGTTTTGACAAATTTTATTATCTGGCAGGTATATAGACAATAAC
This genomic window from Raphanus sativus cultivar WK10039 unplaced genomic scaffold, ASM80110v3 Scaffold3609, whole genome shotgun sequence contains:
- the LOC108817152 gene encoding probable LRR receptor-like serine/threonine-protein kinase At1g67720, whose translation is MGPCSAQLAVTCYFIVLVPHVLSQVAEFISIDCGGSSNYTDPKTGLGWVSDSEMITHGKPVTLSSATNSSSMQYSRRRDFPTDNKKYCYRLTTKERRRYIVRTTFLYGSLGSEEAYPKFQLYLDATRWATVSVTEVSRVYVEELIVRATSSYVDVCVCCAITGSPFMSTLELRPLNVSMYATDYEDNFFLKVAARVNFGAPSMDALRYPDDPYDRIWESDVNRRPNYLVGVAPGTIRINTSKPVNTLTREYPPMKVMQTAVVGTQGMISYRLNLEDFPANARAYAYFAEIEDLAANETRKFQLVQPYFPGYSNAVVNIAENANGSYTLYEPSYMNVTFDFVLSFSFGKTKDSTRGPLLNAIEISKYLHISVKTDKNDVSVLDAFRSMSPESDWANEGGDPCIPVLWSWVSCSSTSPPRVTKIALSRKNIRGEILPEINHMEALTELRLDGNGLTGILPDLSKLVNLKVMHLENNQLSGSLPAYLGHLPNLQELYIDNNSFRGTIPSSLLGKVLFKYSNNPELHNEAQQKHNWLILGISMAAVAIVLLIAGGGLLLLCTLRKKKNADKGPSTGTKQKGLAAYSAVRGGHLLDEGVAYFISLPILEEATDNFSKRVGKGSFGSVYYGRMKDGKEVAVKITADPSSHLNRQFVTEVALLSRIHHRNLVPLIGYCEEADRRLLVYEYMHNGTLGDHLHGTSDYKPLDWPTRLQIAQDAAKGLEYLHTGCNPSIIHRDVKSNNILLDINMRAKVSDFGLSRQTEEDVTHVSSVAKGTVGYLDPEYYASQQLTEKSDVYSFGVVLFELLSGKKPVSAEDFGPELNIVHWARSLIRKGDVYGIIDPCIVGNVKIEAIWRVAEVANQCVEQRGHNRPRMQEVIVAIQEAVRIERGNENGGKSSGSSSSKAQSSRKTLLTSFLEIESPDISRNSLAPAAR